The following are encoded together in the Acetobacter vaccinii genome:
- a CDS encoding DUF488 domain-containing protein gives MVDIRIKRVYDAVSPEDGTRVLVDRLWPRGVRKTDLVMDLWLKEAAPSPDLRHWFGHDPARWTEFGQRYRQELVQDSAAVQTLCDLARKGPLTLLYAAHDTAHTHALVLADVVRHAVQS, from the coding sequence ATGGTCGATATCAGGATAAAACGGGTTTATGACGCGGTCTCACCAGAGGATGGCACCCGCGTTCTGGTTGACAGGCTCTGGCCCCGTGGGGTGCGCAAGACCGATCTTGTCATGGACCTGTGGTTGAAAGAGGCCGCCCCCAGCCCCGACCTGCGACACTGGTTCGGGCATGACCCGGCACGGTGGACTGAGTTCGGGCAGCGGTACCGGCAGGAACTGGTGCAGGACAGTGCCGCCGTCCAGACCCTGTGTGACCTTGCCCGCAAGGGCCCGTTAACCCTGTTGTATGCAGCCCATGACACAGCCCACACGCATGCCCTTGTGCTGGCTGATGTTGTGCGCCACGCAGTCCAGTCCTGA
- a CDS encoding HPP family protein, which yields MARVCPILPHPSVYPAMTERFAPSTQRWRSLLRPERLSGQGRYRALLVALGGGVGVGLTFALGKLFVPASLPAIVAPIGASAVLVFAVPASPLATPRAVVLGNTLSAAVGVGVGLLAGAGPLAATLALFLALAVMAATRCLHPPGGAAALTGVLVSPMLPALPMALAFPLLPVALNSIMLVLCGIGFHRLTGHSYPHQAAPARPPETPQPAIRTDDIAAALAELDEVYDIAPEDLEKVLALASTHATRRTQTRR from the coding sequence ATGGCTAGGGTCTGCCCCATTCTGCCACATCCGAGCGTGTACCCTGCCATGACCGAGCGTTTTGCCCCTTCCACCCAACGCTGGCGCAGCCTCCTGCGGCCAGAACGTCTTTCCGGCCAGGGCCGCTACCGCGCCCTGCTTGTCGCCCTTGGGGGCGGGGTTGGGGTGGGCCTGACCTTTGCGTTGGGAAAACTGTTTGTACCCGCAAGCCTGCCTGCCATTGTGGCCCCCATCGGGGCCTCTGCCGTGCTGGTCTTTGCCGTACCGGCAAGCCCGCTAGCCACTCCGCGGGCCGTTGTGCTGGGTAATACCCTGTCGGCGGCAGTCGGGGTCGGGGTCGGCCTGCTGGCCGGGGCTGGCCCCCTGGCCGCAACACTGGCGCTGTTTCTGGCCCTGGCGGTTATGGCGGCCACCCGTTGCCTGCACCCACCCGGCGGGGCTGCGGCACTGACCGGGGTTCTGGTCTCCCCCATGCTGCCAGCCCTGCCCATGGCCCTGGCTTTTCCGTTACTGCCCGTTGCCCTTAACTCCATCATGCTGGTGCTATGCGGGATTGGCTTCCACCGCCTGACCGGGCACAGCTACCCCCATCAGGCCGCCCCGGCACGCCCACCCGAAACCCCGCAGCCTGCCATTCGCACCGATGATATTGCCGCAGCTCTGGCCGAACTGGACGAAGTTTACGACATCGCCCCCGAGGATTTGGAAAAAGTACTGGCTCTGGCCAGCACACACGCAACCCGCCGTACCCAAACCCGCCGCTAA
- a CDS encoding DUF1176 domain-containing protein, which produces MVSCDNTLTCEAKGFLNDESTIAGNTQINGRVDLRFIRNAGPDGRTEARLSAGFPFGLTDLKVDAKPLVLTPSAWQLKTQDGNTVLSTRQPAAIAALLTQLRDGTMLHVRDDGVPLSGLKAALLRMDDKQGRIDGVTALIRQGPKPASTVPPAPLTPSIPPAHATPSLPLNEQTHLLELTRTTQAALIKKYDCENLSKEQDDLLLTGAYTLDHNHALVLIGCAMGAYQGTSLAFVVSRTGKGQARPASLPRPVLSKEDSRQNDNTLTGPDLDKATGTLTEFAKGRGLSDCGTSSSWRWDGHGFALTAMTFQSACGGSLPSDWPTLYRSTKQKAP; this is translated from the coding sequence TTGGTAAGCTGCGACAATACCCTGACCTGTGAGGCCAAAGGGTTTTTAAACGACGAGAGCACCATAGCCGGAAATACACAGATAAACGGCAGGGTTGACCTGCGCTTTATCCGCAACGCCGGGCCAGACGGCAGGACTGAAGCACGGCTGAGTGCCGGGTTTCCCTTTGGCCTGACAGACCTGAAAGTGGACGCCAAACCACTGGTGCTGACCCCCTCTGCATGGCAACTCAAGACACAGGATGGCAATACCGTCCTCTCGACCAGACAGCCAGCAGCCATTGCCGCCTTGCTGACCCAGTTGCGTGACGGAACCATGCTGCACGTCAGGGACGATGGCGTGCCATTGAGTGGGCTCAAAGCCGCTCTGCTACGCATGGATGACAAACAGGGGAGAATAGATGGGGTAACGGCCCTGATCCGCCAAGGACCCAAACCGGCCAGCACAGTCCCCCCTGCCCCCCTAACGCCTTCTATACCGCCCGCTCATGCAACTCCCTCTCTGCCCCTGAATGAGCAGACACACCTGCTGGAATTGACAAGAACCACCCAGGCAGCACTCATCAAAAAATATGACTGTGAAAACCTTTCTAAGGAACAGGATGATTTACTGCTGACAGGCGCTTACACGCTGGATCACAATCACGCACTTGTCCTGATCGGGTGCGCAATGGGGGCATACCAGGGAACATCCCTGGCCTTTGTCGTCTCGCGCACAGGCAAAGGCCAAGCACGGCCTGCCTCTCTCCCGCGCCCTGTCCTGAGCAAAGAGGACTCCAGACAGAATGATAACACCCTTACAGGCCCTGACTTGGACAAAGCGACAGGCACACTGACTGAGTTTGCCAAGGGCCGGGGGCTGTCTGATTGTGGCACGTCTTCCTCATGGCGTTGGGACGGTCACGGTTTTGCACTCACGGCTATGACCTTTCAGTCCGCCTGCGGTGGCAGCCTGCCCAGCGACTGGCCAACCCTTTACCGATCCACGAAACAGAAAGCACCGTAA
- a CDS encoding acyl-CoA thioesterase codes for MRRDTNAAGDVFGGWVASHMDLAASTAAEDRAGCKCATVAIDGLVFHRPMTVGDELNVYTRILKVGRTSITIEVEAVRRVRRTSIRQKVTHGRFTFVALGPDGRPRAVDETPAA; via the coding sequence ATGCGGCGCGACACCAATGCCGCAGGCGATGTTTTTGGGGGGTGGGTTGCCTCGCACATGGACCTTGCAGCCAGCACCGCGGCCGAGGACAGGGCAGGCTGTAAATGCGCGACAGTGGCGATTGATGGGCTTGTCTTCCATCGTCCCATGACGGTGGGGGATGAGCTGAATGTTTATACCCGCATCCTCAAGGTCGGGCGCACGTCCATTACGATCGAGGTGGAAGCCGTGCGGCGTGTGCGCCGTACATCCATCCGTCAGAAGGTCACCCACGGGCGCTTTACATTTGTTGCTCTTGGGCCGGATGGCCGCCCCCGTGCAGTGGATGAAACCCCCGCAGCATAG
- a CDS encoding DUF3576 domain-containing protein gives MLRRLMSGRAVAGRFSATLVPGRAGLLALAGVGLLGGCFSSDNGRSGLSAPRSQLLAEDRGASGGEASLKSGVNAYLWRAALDTLSFMPVATADAEGGIILTDWYTPPATHGERFKITAFILDRRLRSDALRLSVFRQTREGNEWVDTPPAPNTASDIAGRILSRARKLRSDNGNRD, from the coding sequence ATGCTTCGCCGTCTCATGTCCGGTCGCGCTGTCGCCGGTCGCTTTTCCGCCACTCTCGTCCCTGGCCGTGCTGGCCTGCTTGCCCTTGCCGGGGTTGGCCTGCTGGGGGGCTGTTTTTCCTCCGACAACGGGCGCAGCGGGCTGTCTGCCCCCCGGAGCCAGTTGCTGGCCGAAGATCGTGGTGCGTCCGGGGGTGAAGCCTCGCTGAAAAGCGGTGTTAATGCCTATCTGTGGCGTGCTGCGCTGGATACGCTGTCCTTTATGCCTGTGGCCACGGCCGATGCTGAGGGTGGGATTATCCTGACCGACTGGTACACGCCCCCCGCCACCCATGGTGAGCGCTTCAAGATCACCGCGTTTATTCTTGACCGCCGCCTGCGCTCTGACGCGCTGCGGTTGAGCGTGTTCCGCCAGACCCGTGAAGGGAATGAATGGGTGGACACCCCCCCCGCCCCCAACACGGCGTCCGATATTGCGGGGCGTATCCTCTCCCGCGCACGCAAGCTGCGCTCCGATAACGGCAACCGGGACTGA
- a CDS encoding Rrf2 family transcriptional regulator — protein MKLTLQTDYALRALMYLGVRTDRLSSIRDIATTYGISEAHMVKVIHRLGLGGFVDTIRGRNGGVRLNRPAEDIRLGAVVRYMEEDMALLACMARQDQTTTQQQPSLCVLMPACRLRGVLAEALDAMVSVLDRHTLADVITPFERQRLSAPIPKPDEPQSRK, from the coding sequence ATGAAACTGACACTGCAAACCGACTATGCCCTGCGCGCATTGATGTATCTTGGTGTTCGGACAGACCGGCTGTCCTCCATCCGGGACATTGCGACCACCTATGGCATTTCAGAAGCCCATATGGTCAAGGTCATCCACCGGCTGGGCCTGGGCGGGTTTGTTGACACCATTCGGGGCCGCAATGGCGGGGTCAGGCTGAACCGCCCGGCGGAAGATATCCGACTGGGGGCCGTCGTGCGTTACATGGAAGAGGACATGGCCCTGCTGGCCTGCATGGCCCGGCAGGACCAGACCACCACCCAGCAACAGCCCTCCCTGTGCGTGCTGATGCCCGCCTGCCGCCTGCGCGGCGTGCTGGCAGAGGCGCTGGACGCCATGGTGAGTGTGCTGGACCGCCACACACTGGCCGATGTCATTACCCCGTTTGAAAGACAGCGCCTGTCAGCCCCCATCCCAAAACCGGATGAACCACAAAGCAGGAAATAA
- the leuS gene encoding leucine--tRNA ligase — protein MSQTSSASPIYDFHAVEPKWQAKWDKAGIFTVPDIPPADRPKYYVLEMFPYPSGQLHMGHVRNYALGDVIARYKRARGYSVLHPMGWDAFGLPAENAARERGVHPQEWTLANIATMRTTLQRLGFSLNWDREIATCLPEYYGKQQQLFLDFMQAGLVERRESWVNWDPVDQTVLANEQVVDGRGWRSGALIEKKQLSQWFLRITDFAEDLLKGLDTLDRWPERVRTMQERWIGRSEGAKVRFALHQPPAALDDGLGEVEVFTTRPDTLFGMSFLAIAPDHPLAAWVARQNAEAAEFVAECRRLGTSVEAVETAEKRGFDTGLRVAHPFLDASFPVWIANFVLMDYGTGALFGCPGGDQRDLDFAHKYDLPVTPVVLPPGKDAADYTVGAHAYTGDGSMINSDFLNGLSTQEARSAAIARLQAQGVGEGVVNWRLRDWGISRQRYWGCPIPVIHCPDCGPVPVPQDQLPVKLPEDVTFDKPGNPLDHHPSWKHTTCPCCGKPATRETDTFDTFVDSSWYFARFTAPHAATPTVRDAADGWLAVDQYIGGIEHAILHLLYARFFTRAMHRTGHLNVDEPFAGLFTQGMVSHESYKDSAGHWLYPEEVERTAEGVVRRDTGEAVTVGRVEKMSKSKRNTVAPVAIIERFGADTARWFVLSDSPPERDMEWTEAGVAGAARFSQRLFRSVGAVAAELPAGGVALPTGAIASQADALRRVTHRTIAAVTDALEGFAINVAVARIHELTSALAESEKLGAVDGLAFARYEAARTLCLLCAPMMPHLAEEMFARLCPADGLAATQPWPEAQPNLLVATSVTIAVQILGKLRGTIEAQPDEDAATVLARAEAEPNVARLLEGKRIVKRVHVPNRIVNFVVAG, from the coding sequence ATGTCCCAGACTTCCAGCGCCTCTCCGATTTATGACTTTCACGCCGTCGAGCCCAAGTGGCAGGCCAAATGGGACAAGGCCGGTATTTTTACCGTGCCCGATATTCCCCCGGCTGACCGGCCCAAATACTACGTGCTGGAAATGTTCCCCTACCCGTCGGGGCAGTTGCACATGGGGCATGTGCGCAATTACGCGCTGGGTGATGTGATTGCCCGTTACAAGCGTGCCCGTGGCTACAGCGTGCTGCACCCCATGGGGTGGGACGCCTTTGGCCTGCCTGCTGAAAACGCTGCGCGTGAGCGCGGTGTCCACCCGCAGGAATGGACGCTGGCCAATATTGCCACCATGCGCACCACTTTGCAGCGGCTTGGCTTCTCCCTCAACTGGGACCGGGAAATTGCAACCTGCCTGCCCGAATACTACGGCAAGCAGCAGCAGCTGTTTCTGGACTTCATGCAGGCCGGGCTGGTGGAGCGGCGTGAAAGCTGGGTCAACTGGGACCCGGTGGATCAGACCGTGCTGGCCAACGAACAGGTGGTGGACGGCCGGGGCTGGCGCTCTGGCGCACTGATCGAGAAAAAACAGCTCTCCCAGTGGTTCCTGCGGATTACAGATTTTGCAGAAGACCTGCTCAAAGGGCTGGACACACTGGACCGCTGGCCAGAACGTGTCCGCACCATGCAGGAACGCTGGATCGGCCGGTCCGAAGGGGCCAAGGTGCGCTTTGCCCTGCACCAGCCCCCGGCAGCACTGGACGATGGTCTGGGCGAGGTCGAGGTGTTTACCACCCGCCCCGACACATTGTTTGGCATGTCGTTTCTGGCGATTGCGCCCGACCACCCGCTGGCGGCCTGGGTTGCCCGGCAGAATGCTGAAGCAGCTGAGTTTGTGGCAGAATGCCGCAGGCTTGGCACATCGGTCGAAGCTGTTGAAACGGCTGAAAAACGCGGTTTTGACACCGGCCTGCGCGTGGCCCATCCGTTCCTGGATGCCAGCTTCCCGGTCTGGATCGCCAATTTTGTGCTGATGGACTATGGCACGGGCGCACTGTTTGGTTGCCCTGGCGGTGATCAGCGCGATCTGGACTTTGCCCATAAATACGATCTGCCCGTTACCCCGGTGGTGCTGCCCCCCGGCAAGGACGCGGCGGATTATACCGTGGGTGCCCACGCCTATACGGGCGATGGCAGCATGATCAATTCCGACTTCCTCAATGGCCTGTCCACGCAGGAGGCCCGCAGTGCCGCTATTGCGCGCCTGCAGGCACAGGGCGTGGGGGAAGGGGTTGTTAACTGGCGGCTGCGCGACTGGGGTATTTCCCGCCAGCGGTACTGGGGCTGCCCGATTCCGGTCATTCACTGCCCCGATTGTGGCCCTGTGCCGGTGCCGCAGGACCAGCTGCCAGTCAAACTGCCCGAGGACGTGACTTTCGACAAACCGGGCAACCCGCTGGACCATCACCCAAGCTGGAAGCACACCACCTGCCCATGCTGCGGCAAGCCCGCCACGCGTGAGACAGATACGTTTGACACGTTTGTCGACAGCTCGTGGTATTTTGCCCGCTTTACCGCCCCTCATGCTGCCACTCCTACGGTGCGTGACGCGGCTGATGGCTGGCTGGCGGTGGACCAGTATATTGGCGGGATTGAGCACGCTATCCTGCACCTGCTGTATGCTCGCTTCTTTACCCGCGCCATGCACCGTACTGGCCACCTGAATGTGGATGAACCTTTTGCCGGGTTGTTTACCCAGGGCATGGTCAGCCACGAAAGCTACAAGGACAGTGCAGGCCACTGGCTCTACCCAGAAGAGGTTGAGCGCACGGCGGAGGGTGTCGTGCGGCGGGACACGGGCGAGGCCGTGACCGTTGGACGGGTGGAAAAAATGTCCAAGTCCAAGCGCAACACGGTGGCCCCGGTGGCCATTATCGAGCGCTTTGGGGCAGACACGGCCCGCTGGTTTGTGCTGTCCGACAGCCCGCCCGAGCGTGATATGGAATGGACCGAGGCGGGTGTTGCGGGTGCTGCCCGTTTCTCACAGCGCCTGTTCCGCAGTGTTGGCGCAGTTGCGGCCGAGCTGCCCGCAGGGGGCGTTGCCCTGCCGACAGGGGCGATTGCCTCCCAGGCTGATGCCCTGCGCCGGGTTACGCACCGGACCATTGCTGCTGTGACCGATGCGCTGGAAGGCTTTGCCATTAACGTGGCTGTGGCCCGTATCCACGAGCTGACCTCCGCCCTGGCCGAGTCTGAAAAGCTGGGTGCGGTCGATGGTCTGGCTTTTGCGCGTTATGAGGCCGCCCGCACCCTGTGCCTGCTGTGCGCCCCCATGATGCCGCATCTGGCTGAGGAAATGTTTGCCCGCCTCTGCCCGGCTGATGGCCTTGCCGCCACCCAGCCCTGGCCCGAGGCCCAGCCGAACCTGCTGGTGGCTACCAGTGTCACCATTGCGGTGCAGATTCTGGGCAAGCTGCGTGGCACAATCGAGGCTCAGCCTGATGAAGACGCCGCCACCGTACTGGCCCGAGCAGAGGCCGAACCCAACGTGGCGCGGCTGCTGGAAGGCAAGCGCATTGTCAAACGGGTGCATGTGCCCAACCGCATCGTCAACTTTGTGGTTGCGGGCTGA
- the hmpA gene encoding NO-inducible flavohemoprotein, which produces MAAPLDESARSIILATVPALKAHGVAITTEMYSRLLANPEIRDLFNMSHQKDGEQPKALALAVLAYAQHIDKLDALGGMVERIAEKHVGLNILPEHYPYVADALLGAISHVLGDAATPEILDAWGKAYWFLADILIGREGQIYTEHENTPGGWKGWRALRVRARTVQTPDIVSFELVAADGGALARHKPGQYLSFRLDIPGHGPQRRNYSISSAPGADHYRITVRRADGGVVSPWLHDSVHEGDSLLAANPAGDFVLDTAVQGPVVLLTAGVGLTPALSMLAALAQTDNSRSVRFVYGAHDGAAVPFLPDLSAQAAQGHVRADVFLSQGTDPQNTPVAGINWHAGRISTDWLRQTLDRTATYYICGPDSFMRDMVRALREENLPAAQIRYEFFGSAADPELVV; this is translated from the coding sequence ATGGCTGCTCCCCTTGATGAATCCGCCCGCTCCATCATCCTCGCGACAGTGCCTGCCCTGAAAGCACACGGCGTGGCGATTACGACGGAAATGTACTCGCGCCTGCTGGCCAACCCGGAAATCCGCGATCTGTTCAACATGTCGCACCAGAAGGATGGCGAGCAGCCTAAAGCGCTGGCGCTGGCTGTGCTGGCCTATGCCCAACACATCGACAAGCTTGATGCGCTGGGGGGCATGGTTGAACGTATTGCGGAAAAGCACGTCGGGCTGAACATTCTGCCCGAGCACTACCCCTATGTGGCCGACGCCCTGCTGGGTGCGATCAGCCATGTGCTGGGGGATGCCGCGACACCGGAAATTCTGGACGCCTGGGGAAAAGCCTACTGGTTTCTTGCCGATATCCTGATCGGTCGGGAAGGGCAAATTTATACTGAGCACGAAAATACGCCCGGCGGCTGGAAAGGCTGGCGTGCGCTGCGTGTGCGTGCCCGCACGGTCCAGACCCCGGATATTGTCTCGTTCGAACTGGTGGCAGCCGATGGCGGGGCTCTGGCCCGGCATAAGCCCGGCCAGTACCTCAGCTTCCGGCTGGATATTCCCGGTCATGGTCCGCAAAGGCGCAATTACAGCATTTCTTCGGCACCGGGGGCAGACCATTACCGTATTACTGTCCGTCGGGCAGACGGGGGCGTGGTGTCACCCTGGCTGCATGACAGCGTGCATGAAGGCGATAGCCTGCTGGCTGCCAACCCGGCGGGGGATTTTGTGCTTGATACCGCAGTGCAGGGGCCGGTTGTCCTGCTGACAGCGGGTGTCGGGCTGACCCCCGCCCTGTCCATGCTGGCGGCTCTGGCTCAGACGGACAACTCTCGTTCCGTACGGTTTGTTTATGGTGCGCATGATGGGGCGGCGGTGCCGTTCCTGCCTGACCTGAGCGCTCAGGCTGCTCAGGGCCATGTGCGGGCCGATGTGTTTCTGTCCCAGGGCACGGACCCGCAGAATACGCCGGTCGCGGGTATTAACTGGCATGCGGGGCGTATCAGCACCGACTGGCTACGCCAGACACTGGACCGTACGGCAACATATTATATCTGCGGCCCGGATTCCTTTATGCGCGATATGGTCCGTGCCCTGCGTGAGGAAAACCTGCCCGCAGCCCAGATCCGTTACGAGTTCTTTGGTTCTGCCGCAGACCCGGAACTGGTGGTCTGA
- the holA gene encoding DNA polymerase III subunit delta: MKIDARNLPRVLADPGAWRVILLHGEDTGLIQERARDAVRHVAGSVDDPFRVAVLDRETHARLEEEATALSLMGGRRAVRVRDASDALLRAVQTVLAEQTDTLVVLEAQGLPSRSKLRALLESRQDCASIGCYPEEGRTLEASMTSMLAARHVRVEPDALHWLAIRLGADRAAARSEMEKLALYAGDTGTLTLEDARACIGDAGSISLEDAAFAATEGKRAEADLALERALAEGTSPIAIIRAFLSHLHRLRRVRAAMAEGAARADALKSLRPPVFFKRTASFGRALDAWSLPALTQETATWQALELACKQTGASDALLCRRQVAVLAARAARSH, encoded by the coding sequence ATGAAGATAGATGCCAGGAACCTGCCCCGTGTCCTGGCCGACCCCGGTGCCTGGCGGGTTATCCTGCTGCATGGGGAGGATACGGGCCTGATCCAGGAGCGCGCGCGTGATGCCGTGCGCCATGTGGCAGGCAGTGTGGACGATCCTTTCCGCGTCGCCGTGCTCGACCGTGAGACACATGCCCGGCTGGAGGAGGAGGCAACAGCCCTGTCCCTTATGGGCGGGCGGCGGGCTGTGCGTGTGCGTGATGCCTCCGACGCATTGCTGCGGGCCGTGCAGACGGTGCTGGCAGAACAGACCGATACGCTGGTGGTGCTGGAGGCGCAGGGCCTGCCTTCCCGCTCCAAATTGCGCGCCTTGTTGGAATCCCGGCAGGACTGTGCCTCCATTGGCTGTTACCCGGAGGAAGGCCGCACGCTGGAGGCCAGCATGACCAGCATGCTCGCAGCCCGCCATGTGCGGGTGGAACCCGACGCCCTGCACTGGCTTGCGATCCGCCTTGGGGCGGACCGGGCGGCAGCGCGTAGCGAGATGGAAAAGCTGGCCCTGTACGCAGGGGACACAGGCACCCTGACCCTGGAGGATGCCCGTGCCTGCATTGGCGATGCGGGCAGCATTTCGTTGGAAGATGCTGCGTTTGCCGCAACCGAGGGCAAACGGGCCGAGGCGGATCTGGCGCTGGAACGCGCCCTGGCCGAAGGCACAAGCCCGATTGCCATTATCCGCGCTTTTTTGTCGCACCTGCACCGTCTGCGGCGGGTACGGGCGGCCATGGCGGAGGGGGCTGCGCGGGCCGATGCTCTCAAGAGCCTGCGACCGCCGGTGTTTTTCAAGCGTACTGCTAGTTTTGGCCGGGCGCTGGATGCCTGGAGCCTGCCTGCATTAACGCAGGAGACAGCCACGTGGCAGGCGCTGGAACTGGCCTGCAAGCAGACAGGCGCGTCCGATGCCCTGCTGTGCCGCAGGCAGGTTGCCGTGCTGGCGGCCCGTGCTGCGCGGTCGCACTAA
- a CDS encoding glycosyltransferase family 17 protein, translating into MSKVYNCFPFFNELDILDIKMSQEYEAVDFFVISESTTDFMGRPKPLFFLENSQRYERYRDKIIHCIVDDMPDHHDPFEREYHQRHSLLKVAAQAADDDVFIISDADEILRASSIERVRGLQGIAIFDMPMFQFYMNLRQAPDGWRAAYAVTNRFLGRIDHIAQFRWDRSGLDTVLAGEGEQFILPDAGWHFTHLGGVEALKHKLASYSHARDAWPRLMKEGDNLQKHIMAGGIVGNLKERSEYIPISYPYFPLHINDNQTFYQHKNFIKDPYAALRDLQALYKATLDEICLSMADRTDGVDVLYGLPPHEYAKLSGMIP; encoded by the coding sequence ATGTCTAAGGTCTATAATTGTTTTCCGTTTTTCAATGAGCTGGACATTCTTGATATCAAGATGAGTCAGGAATACGAGGCGGTTGATTTTTTTGTTATCAGTGAATCCACAACAGATTTCATGGGCCGCCCCAAACCTCTGTTTTTTCTTGAAAACAGCCAGCGTTATGAGCGTTACCGCGACAAGATCATCCATTGCATTGTCGATGACATGCCCGACCACCATGACCCTTTTGAGCGGGAGTACCACCAGCGCCACTCCCTGTTAAAGGTGGCGGCACAGGCGGCGGATGATGATGTGTTTATTATTTCCGATGCTGATGAAATCCTGCGGGCCAGCAGTATAGAGCGTGTGCGGGGGCTACAGGGCATTGCCATTTTTGATATGCCTATGTTCCAGTTTTACATGAACCTGCGTCAGGCCCCCGATGGCTGGCGGGCCGCGTATGCCGTGACCAACAGGTTTTTGGGCAGAATAGACCATATTGCCCAGTTCCGCTGGGACCGCAGCGGTCTCGACACTGTGCTGGCGGGGGAGGGGGAGCAGTTTATCCTGCCCGATGCCGGGTGGCACTTTACCCATCTGGGTGGGGTGGAGGCGTTAAAGCACAAGCTGGCCTCCTATTCCCACGCGCGGGATGCCTGGCCCCGGTTGATGAAGGAAGGCGACAATCTGCAAAAACATATCATGGCAGGTGGTATTGTCGGAAATCTTAAGGAAAGGTCGGAATATATTCCAATTTCCTATCCGTATTTTCCGCTGCATATCAACGATAACCAGACCTTTTATCAGCACAAGAATTTTATCAAGGACCCTTATGCCGCCCTGCGGGATTTGCAGGCCCTGTACAAAGCTACACTGGATGAAATCTGCCTGAGCATGGCCGACAGGACCGACGGGGTGGATGTTCTGTATGGTCTGCCACCGCATGAATATGCCAAACTGTCAGGTATGATCCCCTGA